In a single window of the Anaerocolumna cellulosilytica genome:
- a CDS encoding DUF2500 domain-containing protein gives MTGFNNVGFGFPNFLFAFIPMIVFFGFIFVFGMMIYSLVQKAKIENKNNKSPILSVEAKVVTKRTDVTHHNHNNMNNNTMHHSSSTRYYVTFQVDSGDRIEFAVSGNEYGMLVEQDMGKLTFQGTRYLGFAIT, from the coding sequence ATGACAGGATTTAACAATGTGGGCTTTGGCTTTCCAAATTTTTTATTTGCATTTATACCTATGATTGTATTTTTTGGATTTATATTTGTATTTGGGATGATGATTTATTCTCTAGTTCAAAAAGCAAAGATAGAAAATAAAAATAACAAATCACCAATATTATCCGTAGAGGCGAAGGTGGTTACAAAGAGAACGGATGTCACGCATCATAATCATAACAATATGAATAATAATACTATGCATCATAGCTCTTCCACCAGATACTATGTGACGTTTCAGGTTGATAGTGGGGACCGAATAGAATTTGCAGTATCCGGCAATGAATACGGTATGCTTGTGGAGCAGGATATGGGCAAATTAACCTTCCAGGGGACTAGATATCTGGGGTTTGCAATTACTTAG
- a CDS encoding pyridoxamine 5'-phosphate oxidase family protein yields MSKYEEGIKLIEERCGNGKDNLISLSTIALDLNADGKPRPYVRDVNAYYEDGVFYVAAWAESTKIQQIAKNKEVAFSVCCEWFSGNGIGENLGWVLDPKNAELRTKLRKAFAKWYEDISNEQDENCIILAIRITRGTVIKDHGAVCYNLDFVNKVETEEGKIR; encoded by the coding sequence ATGAGCAAGTACGAAGAAGGTATAAAATTAATTGAAGAAAGGTGCGGCAACGGAAAAGATAATCTCATCTCTCTCTCAACTATTGCATTAGATCTTAACGCTGACGGAAAACCCCGTCCTTATGTACGTGATGTGAATGCTTATTATGAAGACGGCGTGTTTTACGTTGCTGCTTGGGCAGAATCGACAAAAATACAGCAGATTGCTAAAAACAAAGAGGTTGCTTTTTCAGTTTGCTGCGAGTGGTTTTCTGGAAATGGGATTGGTGAAAATCTAGGATGGGTTTTAGACCCGAAAAACGCTGAGCTAAGAACTAAACTTCGTAAGGCATTTGCTAAATGGTACGAAGACATAAGCAATGAACAGGATGAAAACTGTATTATTTTGGCGATTCGTATCACAAGAGGTACGGTAATTAAAGACCATGGTGCGGTGTGTTACAATTTGGACTTTGTGAATAAAGTAGAGACGGAAGAAGGAAAAATCAGATAA
- a CDS encoding GNAT family N-acetyltransferase: MTFNGLNFVPMKKEDVAILTPVMQRAFDDDARLFFQTSTGGPPGYDDGSFLQKWGIESDAISYCMHLGERVIGAIILFINHEHKRGFLGNIFIDSDLIGKGYGYTAWCFVEHTFPQITVWETETPAVSYRNHCFYINKCGFHVVAVDGGMDRYEAMFKLKKVISEKANTI, from the coding sequence ATGACATTTAACGGATTAAATTTTGTTCCAATGAAAAAAGAAGATGTAGCGATTTTAACGCCGGTAATGCAACGTGCATTTGATGATGATGCTCGTCTCTTTTTTCAAACATCAACAGGTGGACCGCCTGGATATGATGACGGAAGTTTTCTTCAGAAGTGGGGAATTGAATCAGATGCTATATCTTATTGCATGCATCTTGGCGAACGAGTGATTGGTGCAATCATATTGTTTATTAACCATGAACACAAGCGCGGTTTCCTTGGTAATATTTTTATTGACAGCGACTTAATTGGAAAAGGCTATGGGTATACTGCGTGGTGCTTTGTAGAGCATACATTTCCACAAATAACTGTATGGGAAACCGAGACACCAGCGGTGTCATATCGTAACCACTGTTTTTACATAAATAAATGTGGATTTCATGTGGTTGCCGTTGATGGAGGAATGGACAGGTATGAGGCGATGTTCAAGCTTAAAAAGGTGATTAGTGAAAAAGCAAACACAATATGA
- a CDS encoding helix-turn-helix transcriptional regulator, translated as MKLERMLAIVMLLLQRKKVTGKELSEMFEVSLRTIYRDIEAINAAGIPVITTSGIGGGIRIIDQYKIEKGIFTADDISTILMGLLVVQGALSGKDIATVQAKLRSFISEEQADAIEIKTEQIMFDLSSWIRGKEANRMIHTIKSAIEQKLTLTFAYLGHMGQEKLHGVEPHRLVFKNSQWYLQGYSTVKEDFRLFKLRRMYNLKSETDTFCRRILPHPFSAFTDIMSKKTFKIKLLIESSVIDRMLDYCTIDDITDLRNGSFMIDFNFIDDDYGYGILMSFGDKLTCLEPASVRAELQRRLQEMLARYNTDLL; from the coding sequence ATGAAATTAGAACGAATGCTTGCAATCGTGATGTTACTTTTACAAAGAAAAAAAGTGACTGGTAAAGAATTGTCTGAAATGTTTGAAGTATCACTTCGGACTATCTATCGTGATATTGAAGCAATTAACGCCGCCGGAATACCAGTCATAACCACCTCTGGTATTGGTGGGGGAATCCGTATTATAGATCAATATAAAATAGAAAAAGGTATTTTTACAGCAGATGATATCAGCACCATACTAATGGGTCTTTTAGTTGTTCAAGGTGCCTTATCAGGTAAAGATATTGCAACTGTACAGGCAAAGTTGAGAAGCTTTATTTCCGAAGAACAGGCTGATGCTATTGAAATAAAAACAGAACAGATTATGTTTGACTTATCTTCATGGATAAGAGGCAAAGAGGCAAACCGTATGATTCATACGATTAAATCTGCCATAGAGCAGAAGCTTACATTAACTTTTGCCTACCTAGGACATATGGGACAGGAGAAACTTCATGGTGTTGAGCCGCACCGGCTTGTTTTTAAGAATAGTCAATGGTATCTGCAAGGTTATTCTACCGTAAAAGAGGATTTCAGATTGTTTAAACTTCGCAGAATGTACAACCTCAAAAGTGAAACAGATACTTTTTGCCGTAGAATATTACCACATCCGTTTTCTGCTTTTACAGATATAATGAGTAAAAAAACATTTAAGATTAAATTATTAATTGAATCATCCGTAATTGATAGAATGCTTGATTACTGCACAATAGATGATATTACTGACTTAAGAAATGGATCATTCATGATAGATTTTAATTTTATTGACGACGATTATGGTTATGGTATCCTAATGAGTTTTGGGGACAAACTAACTTGTTTGGAACCCGCTTCTGTTCGAGCAGAGTTACAAAGACGGTTGCAAGAGATGTTAGCGCGATATAACACAGATTTACTATAG
- a CDS encoding metallophosphoesterase, with amino-acid sequence MRAKLQELLIGKGRRVLAISDIHGNLSGLQRLLEKVKFNEKDILFIVGDIVEKGPNSLKTLRYIMELQKKYEVYAVCGNCDDTARKLDQRENHSRLLTYLLWREKSLLNEMCKEISITLTKDSDIEETCKSIKQHFKAEIEWLAELPDIIETENFIFVHGGLVSENLTEQDAELVKKQKSFLESELSFHKYVIVGHWPVALYAKGKPDCSPIVNRERKIISIDGGNVLKRDGQLNVFIIPDISSEEFTHTSTDDFPAGVVHKDQEESKSCFTIPWIDNQIEVLKEEEEFSECRHITSGYTMWVPGKYIFKDKEGLTRCEDTTDYRIGVRQGEQVRIVETFKDRYLVKKDGVTGWYYGGIERVQKRIL; translated from the coding sequence ATGCGGGCAAAATTACAAGAACTCTTAATTGGTAAAGGCAGACGTGTTCTTGCTATTAGCGACATACATGGAAATCTGTCAGGGTTGCAAAGGCTATTAGAAAAAGTTAAGTTCAACGAAAAGGATATACTTTTTATTGTAGGAGATATTGTGGAAAAAGGGCCGAATAGTTTAAAGACGCTTCGCTATATTATGGAGCTCCAAAAAAAATACGAAGTATATGCTGTCTGCGGTAATTGCGATGATACAGCAAGGAAATTGGATCAAAGGGAAAATCATTCCCGGTTACTTACCTATCTGCTTTGGCGGGAGAAGTCGTTACTTAATGAGATGTGTAAGGAGATATCCATAACACTTACCAAAGACTCTGATATAGAAGAGACCTGTAAGTCGATAAAGCAGCATTTTAAGGCTGAGATAGAATGGCTTGCAGAGCTGCCGGATATCATAGAGACGGAAAATTTTATATTTGTACATGGAGGTTTAGTTTCTGAGAATCTTACAGAGCAGGATGCAGAACTGGTAAAGAAGCAAAAAAGTTTCTTAGAGAGTGAGCTTTCTTTTCATAAATATGTTATAGTAGGGCATTGGCCGGTTGCTTTGTATGCGAAAGGCAAACCGGATTGCAGTCCGATTGTAAATCGAGAGAGAAAAATTATTAGTATTGATGGTGGGAATGTATTGAAACGGGATGGGCAGCTCAATGTTTTCATCATACCGGACATAAGTTCTGAAGAATTTACACATACAAGTACCGATGATTTTCCAGCTGGAGTGGTTCATAAGGACCAGGAGGAAAGCAAGAGTTGCTTTACAATACCTTGGATAGATAATCAGATTGAAGTACTAAAAGAGGAGGAAGAGTTCTCAGAGTGCCGGCACATAACAAGTGGTTATACTATGTGGGTGCCAGGAAAATACATCTTCAAAGACAAAGAGGGTTTAACGCGCTGTGAAGACACAACGGATTACCGAATCGGAGTACGGCAAGGAGAACAGGTAAGGATAGTAGAGACTTTCAAAGATAGATATTTAGTAAAAAAAGATGGCGTTACAGGCTGGTACTATGGAGGAATTGAGAGAGTTCAAAAAAGAATTCTTTAA
- a CDS encoding Type 1 glutamine amidotransferase-like domain-containing protein: MKKLFLSSSFKDVAELFEEFASMELVGKTVTFIPTAALHEKVNFYVKSGRKALEKMGLIVEELEISSATQAEIVNKLQSNDFIYVSGGNTFFLLQELQRVGADKIIKDEIESGKIYIGESAGSMILAPDTEYVKDMDDYKIATDLSDFHGLNIVDFYPVPHHNCSPFQKAVERIISKYEDTLILKPISNSQVIEVSDNVIRIAEIRL, from the coding sequence ATGAAAAAACTTTTTTTATCTTCATCGTTTAAAGATGTGGCAGAATTGTTTGAAGAATTCGCTTCCATGGAATTGGTAGGAAAAACAGTGACTTTTATTCCTACTGCTGCATTACACGAAAAAGTAAATTTCTATGTTAAGTCAGGCAGGAAAGCATTGGAAAAAATGGGGCTTATAGTGGAGGAACTAGAAATATCCTCAGCAACACAAGCAGAAATAGTAAATAAACTACAAAGTAATGATTTTATATATGTTTCTGGTGGAAATACTTTCTTTTTGCTTCAAGAGCTGCAAAGAGTGGGAGCCGATAAAATAATAAAGGATGAAATCGAATCAGGAAAGATTTATATTGGTGAATCTGCGGGTTCTATGATTCTTGCTCCCGACACGGAATATGTTAAAGATATGGATGATTATAAAATAGCAACAGATTTAAGTGATTTTCATGGGTTAAACATAGTTGACTTTTATCCGGTACCGCACCATAATTGCTCACCATTTCAAAAAGCAGTAGAAAGGATTATTTCAAAATATGAAGATACATTGATTTTGAAGCCTATTTCTAATTCGCAGGTAATAGAGGTTAGTGATAATGTAATAAGAATTGCTGAAATACGACTGTAA
- a CDS encoding bifunctional homocysteine S-methyltransferase/methylenetetrahydrofolate reductase, which yields MRIQDYLKEHKLITDGAMGTYYAKLLNNETAVSEYANLTEPEVVIHIHKEYIKAGAELIRTNSFAANQQTLKVNKKEQKAIIQSAYKLAKQAVEESGKEVYIACDIGPIPENGDRAEEEIAAEYKLICDAFLQEKPDIFIFETFSDFFYLKNLIAYIKERAPEVFIITNFTLNKNGYTGKGISAKVLLETIADTEGIDAGGFNCGIGSGHMFHILKKLRFPDGKYIVSAPNAGYPEQFKNRMIFMDNEGYFEGNMQRIVDLGVDIIGGCCGTTPDYIKKIADNIDLKEEERGIRFRFLEDDTKELTYEKNDFYSLFTRNKKVVAVELDPPFDAKDDSIIACAHKLKASGAHIITMADSPMGRSRVDSILMSVKLMRETGISVMPHVCCRDKNMIAMRSGLLGAYINGVRNILVVTGDPIPSEQRQSTTGVFDYNSMQLMNYINEMNREHFLDDPIFFGGALNYGRGPVDKVIERMKKKIQAGAGYFMTQPIFADEDVDRIRYIKSKVNTKILCGIMPLVSYRNANFIKNEITGIHVPDWVVERYHPDMSKEEAERVAALIANEIIEKLSPFADGYYFMLPFNRVSLMDKIVIK from the coding sequence ATGAGAATTCAGGATTATCTAAAGGAACATAAATTAATAACCGATGGTGCAATGGGTACCTATTATGCAAAACTGCTTAACAATGAAACTGCAGTTTCTGAGTATGCCAACCTGACCGAACCGGAAGTTGTTATACATATTCATAAAGAGTATATCAAGGCAGGTGCAGAACTGATAAGAACTAATTCCTTTGCAGCGAATCAACAGACTTTAAAGGTAAATAAGAAGGAGCAGAAAGCTATTATACAGTCAGCATACAAGCTTGCAAAGCAGGCAGTAGAAGAATCCGGCAAGGAGGTTTATATTGCCTGTGATATAGGTCCCATTCCGGAGAACGGAGACAGAGCAGAAGAGGAAATAGCAGCGGAATACAAGTTAATTTGTGACGCCTTTTTACAGGAGAAACCAGATATTTTTATTTTTGAAACCTTCTCTGATTTTTTCTACCTTAAGAATTTAATAGCATATATAAAGGAAAGGGCCCCGGAGGTTTTTATTATAACAAATTTTACTCTCAACAAAAATGGTTATACAGGCAAAGGAATCAGTGCCAAGGTTTTATTAGAAACCATAGCAGATACCGAGGGTATTGATGCAGGAGGCTTTAACTGTGGCATCGGTTCCGGTCATATGTTCCATATTCTGAAAAAGCTAAGATTCCCTGACGGGAAGTATATAGTATCGGCACCCAATGCCGGATATCCGGAACAGTTTAAAAACCGTATGATATTTATGGATAACGAGGGCTACTTTGAAGGTAATATGCAGCGAATCGTTGATTTAGGTGTGGATATAATCGGGGGGTGCTGTGGTACTACACCAGATTATATTAAAAAGATAGCGGATAATATTGATTTAAAGGAAGAGGAAAGGGGAATCCGCTTTCGATTTTTAGAAGATGATACCAAAGAACTTACCTATGAAAAAAATGATTTCTATAGTCTTTTTACGAGAAATAAAAAAGTGGTGGCAGTGGAACTCGACCCGCCCTTTGATGCGAAAGATGATTCTATAATTGCTTGTGCCCACAAACTAAAGGCCAGTGGTGCACATATTATTACCATGGCGGATTCTCCTATGGGAAGAAGCAGAGTAGATTCCATATTAATGAGTGTCAAGCTTATGCGGGAGACAGGAATATCTGTTATGCCTCATGTGTGCTGCCGCGATAAAAATATGATAGCTATGCGTTCTGGTTTGCTGGGAGCTTATATTAATGGTGTCAGAAATATTTTAGTGGTTACCGGTGACCCGATACCTAGTGAACAAAGACAATCAACTACCGGGGTCTTCGATTATAATTCCATGCAGTTGATGAACTATATAAATGAAATGAATCGAGAGCACTTTTTAGATGATCCCATATTCTTTGGAGGAGCCTTAAATTACGGCAGAGGACCAGTTGATAAAGTGATTGAAAGAATGAAGAAAAAAATACAGGCGGGCGCAGGATACTTTATGACCCAGCCCATCTTTGCAGATGAAGATGTGGACAGGATACGCTATATTAAGAGTAAGGTAAATACGAAGATATTGTGCGGAATTATGCCACTAGTTAGCTACCGTAATGCTAACTTTATAAAGAACGAAATTACAGGAATACATGTACCGGACTGGGTGGTAGAACGCTACCACCCTGATATGTCCAAGGAAGAAGCTGAGAGGGTAGCAGCTTTAATAGCCAATGAAATTATTGAAAAGTTAAGCCCTTTTGCAGATGGTTATTATTTTATGTTACCTTTTAACAGAGTAAGTTTGATGGATAAAATAGTAATCAAATAG